The DNA segment AGTTTTCAGGATGCGCAAAAAGTTGTCGCGCAGGCAATGACGTTTTCGACGGGCCAAGAGGTTGAAGAATTTAGCCGGCTTAAATTACGAGAGTTAGCTCCGCAGATCGTTAATGCCGATAACGGCGGACGAAAAGCTTAATCATGAAAATCCTTATTTTGGCGGCAGGTTACGGAACAAGGCTTTATCCTTTAACGCTTAACGCGCCCAAACCGCTTTTAGCCGTCAATAAAAAGCCGATCATTGATTATCTTTTAGAAAAGACTGAAAAGATAAGCGGTATTACGGAAGTTTTAGTTGTTACCAATGAGAAATTTTATTCTAACTTTACCAAGTGGAGCGCTGATAAGAAATATCCGCTTCCAATTACGATCGTTAATGACACAACAACAAGTCCGGAAGATCGGCTCGGGGCGGTTGGGGACATCGCGTTTGTTTTGAGAAAGCGCGCTATCAAAGAAGACTTGATGGTTTTGGGGGGCGATAATCTTTTTGATTATGCGCTGATTTCTTATATTCGTGCGGCTGGGCAGAATAGCCCGCGGGTTACGATCGGTCTCTTCGACATTAAAGATCCGGCGCAGGCCAAGCAATTTGGCGTTGTCGGCCTTGATGAGAATAACAAGATAACATCTTTTGAAGAGAAGCCCCAACAGCCTAAGTCCAGCTTGATCGCGATGTGTTTATATTATTTTCCCAAGGAATCTTTAGGCTTGTTCGAAAAATATCTTCAGACTGTAAAAAAAACTGATACGACTGGTGAATACATCAAATGGATCGCGCAACAAGAAGCGGTGTTCGGATATAAGTTCAGCGGCAAATGGTATGACATCGGCAGCATGGAGTCATACACGCAGGCACAGAAAGATTTTTCTTAAAAAAAGTTAACTTTTAGAAAGGAAGGATGAACAGTGGAAGGGCGATATTTCTTAACATCAGAATCCGTCGGTAAGGGGCATCCCGATAAAGTGTGCGACCAAATCTCCGATGCAGTTTTAGACTCTGTTTTAAAAGACGATCCCAAAGGGCGCGTGGCGTGTGAAAGTTTTATTTCTGCCGGAATGGTCATTGTCGGTGGCGAGATCACTACCACAACCTATGTGGACGTTCAAAAAGTTGTTCGAAACGTTTTAACTGGTATCGGTTATACGCATCACAAATATGGTTTTCATGCAGGAACATGCGCTGTGTTAAACGCCATCAACAGCCAATCGCCAGATATCTCGCAAGGCGTTGATTCGGGCGGGGCCGGGGATCAGGGAATTATGATCGGTTATGCCTGCGATGAAACTTCTGAGTGCATGCCGCTTCCCATAATGCTCGCGCATAAGCTTGTCAAGAAAATGGAAGATGTCAGAAAGTCTAGAAGGTTGGATTATTTAGGTCCGGATTGCAAAAGTCAGGTCACCGTTGAATACGAAGATGATAAACCGCTTCGTGTTGAAACAGTTGTTTTAGCCTGCCAGCATACGGAAGATATTCTTGACAAGACCGGGAAAAAGATCACCGAGAAATCGCGCAATGAAATTATTGATGTTGTTGCCAAAGAAACTTTAGGGAAATATGTCGACAGCCGCACGAAATATTATGTTAATCAAACCGGAAAATTTGTCGTCGGCGGCCCGCAATCAGACACCGGAATGACGGGGCGTAAGATCGTTGTTGATACTTATGGCGGCGTTGTTTCTCACGGCGGCGGGGCTTTTTCCGGAAAAGATCCGACGAAGGTTGACCGTTCAGCCACCTACATGGCGCGCTATGTAGCCAAAAATATCGTTGCAGCCAAATTAACCAAAAAATGCTGGATCCAGCTTGGCTATGTCATCGGTAAAGCCGATCCGGTCAGCGTTATGGTGGATACATTCGGAACAGGAAAAGTCTCTAATCAAAAACTGGTCGAGTTGGTGCGCAAGCATTTTGATCTAACGCCGCGCGGAATTATTGCGGAATTGGATCTACTGAAGCCTATTTATCAAAATACGGCCGCCTATGGGCATTTTGGGCGTAATGAATTTTCTTGGGAAAAACTAAACAAGGTTCAAGCACTTAAAAAAGGATAGTTAAAAACAATGAATTACGACGTAAAAAATCTCGCACTCGCGAAAAAAGGAAAACTGCGTATTGAGTGGTCCAGAAAAGATATGCCCGTTTTACGGCTTATTGAAAAACGTTTTGAAAAAGAAAAGCCGCTAAAGGGATTAACGATCAGCTGCTGTTTGCATGTCACGACGGAAACAGCCAATTTAGCGCGCGTTTTAAAAGCGGGCGGCGCGAAAACTTATGTTTGCGCGTCCAATCCCTTATCAACGCAAGATGATGTGGCATCTTCTTTAGTTAAAGATTATGGAATTCCCACATTTGCCATTAAAGGGGAAGACACCAAAACTTATTACAAGCATATCAACGCCGTTTTGGATGCTAAACCGAATTTGACCATGGATGACGGGGCTGATCTGGTTTCCGTGGTTCATCAAAAACGAAAAGATCTGGCGGATAATATTTTAGCCGGCACCGAAGAAACAACGACCGGGGTTATTCGCTTAAAAAGCTTGCAAGCTCAAGGGCTTTTGATGTACCCCATTGTTGCCGTTAATGACGCGATGACCAAGCATTTTTTTGATAATCGCTATGGAACGGGTCAATCGACTATCGACGGAGTTATTCGTGCCACCAATCGTTTGATGGCGGGCGCTAATTTCGTTATCTGCGGTTATGGCTGGTGCGGGCGGGGTTTGGCGATGCGCGCGGAAGGAATGGGCGCAAAAGTTATTATAACGGAAGTTGACCCTTTAAAAGCTTTGGAAGCAACCATGGACGGCCATCAAGTGATGCCCATCAAAGACGCGGCAAAGATCGGTGATTGCTTTGTCACGGTAACCGGCGATATCAACGTTATTCGCGCCGAGCATATGCTTTTAATGAAAGACGGCGCTATTATGGCT comes from the Candidatus Omnitrophota bacterium genome and includes:
- the metK gene encoding methionine adenosyltransferase, with the translated sequence MEGRYFLTSESVGKGHPDKVCDQISDAVLDSVLKDDPKGRVACESFISAGMVIVGGEITTTTYVDVQKVVRNVLTGIGYTHHKYGFHAGTCAVLNAINSQSPDISQGVDSGGAGDQGIMIGYACDETSECMPLPIMLAHKLVKKMEDVRKSRRLDYLGPDCKSQVTVEYEDDKPLRVETVVLACQHTEDILDKTGKKITEKSRNEIIDVVAKETLGKYVDSRTKYYVNQTGKFVVGGPQSDTGMTGRKIVVDTYGGVVSHGGGAFSGKDPTKVDRSATYMARYVAKNIVAAKLTKKCWIQLGYVIGKADPVSVMVDTFGTGKVSNQKLVELVRKHFDLTPRGIIAELDLLKPIYQNTAAYGHFGRNEFSWEKLNKVQALKKG
- the ahcY gene encoding adenosylhomocysteinase, whose protein sequence is MNYDVKNLALAKKGKLRIEWSRKDMPVLRLIEKRFEKEKPLKGLTISCCLHVTTETANLARVLKAGGAKTYVCASNPLSTQDDVASSLVKDYGIPTFAIKGEDTKTYYKHINAVLDAKPNLTMDDGADLVSVVHQKRKDLADNILAGTEETTTGVIRLKSLQAQGLLMYPIVAVNDAMTKHFFDNRYGTGQSTIDGVIRATNRLMAGANFVICGYGWCGRGLAMRAEGMGAKVIITEVDPLKALEATMDGHQVMPIKDAAKIGDCFVTVTGDINVIRAEHMLLMKDGAIMANSGHFDAELDLKGLKRITKASRAIRDFVQEYTLKNGKNIYLLGEGRLINLAAAEGHPASVMDMSFANQALSAEYVAKNYKNLQRKVYSVPEDIDRMIAKLKLQALGVKIDTLTEEQKKYLSSWDMGT
- a CDS encoding nucleotidyltransferase family protein — encoded protein: MKILILAAGYGTRLYPLTLNAPKPLLAVNKKPIIDYLLEKTEKISGITEVLVVTNEKFYSNFTKWSADKKYPLPITIVNDTTTSPEDRLGAVGDIAFVLRKRAIKEDLMVLGGDNLFDYALISYIRAAGQNSPRVTIGLFDIKDPAQAKQFGVVGLDENNKITSFEEKPQQPKSSLIAMCLYYFPKESLGLFEKYLQTVKKTDTTGEYIKWIAQQEAVFGYKFSGKWYDIGSMESYTQAQKDFS